The sequence below is a genomic window from Syntrophales bacterium.
ACAATGGACGATCTTCTTCCCAGAATACTAACCGAGGCCTCACGTGCGATAGGCGTGAATCTCGGAGAAAGGCACATCTCTCTCTTTGAGGAATACTACAGGGAGCTTATTTTCTGGAACGCAAAAATTAATCTTGTGTCTGTCAAGTCTGAGCTTGATATACCGATAAAGCACTTCATCGACTCACTTACCCCTCTAAATTTTGTAAAGAATAAGAGCTCTTCTCTTTTGGACATTGGTACAGGCGCCGGTTTTCCGGGAATCCCTCTGAAGATAGCAGAAGACCGGCTGAGGGTAACCCTTCTTGACTCTTCCCGTAAAAAGGTTTCATTTCTCAAAAATATTGTTCGTAAGCTTCAGCTTCATCACACAACCGTCATTAACAGGAGGGCTGAACTGCTGATGAAGGACCCAACGTACCGTGGCATCTTTGATGTCATAATATCCAGGGCTTCCTTCAAGCTACCGCAATTTCTCACAATGGGCGAGTATTTCATCTCCCCGGGCGGAATCCTAATTGCCATGAAGGGAATTAACATCGATGAGGAACTTGAGCAAGCTGAAGAAATATCCACAAAAACGGGACTGGAATATGCCGAATGCCACACAATCGAGCTACCTGTTACAGGAGATCGCAGAAATATCGTCGTCTATAAAAAGGCCCGCAACTAAAATATTCCTTCAAAAACCTTCTTTTTTATGGTAGCTTTCAGCATCTCTTTCCTTACCGTAAAAATCCAATAATGTTTCGATGAATAATGCGCAAAATTATATGTATAGCCAATCAAAAAGGCGGTGTCGGCAAAACGACAACGGCAATCAACCTGTCAGCGTCGTTAGCAGCAACGGAAAAGAGAACACTTCTCATAGATTGTGATCCCCAGGGAAACGCATCAAACGGCATAGGCATAGAGAAATCATTGATAGCCGAAAAGAACCTGTATCATTCACTGACAGGTAAGGTTCCCCTGAAGGACGTCATTGTCAGCACACAGATCCCCACTCTTGACATAATTTCCTCTAATCGGGACCTCATCGGTGTAGAAGTAGAATTTGTTTCTCTCCCGGACAGGGAAAAAAGGCTCAAATATCTTTTACAAAAAATGGATACTCCCTACGAGTTTATTATTATAGACTGTCCTCCTTCTCTCGGTTTTTTGACAATCAACTCCCTTGTTGCTTCCGACAATCTTATCATTCCTCTGCAGTGTGAATATTTCGCGATGGAGGGCCTCGGATATTTACTGCAAACGGTAAAGCTCATTAAAGCAAGACTTAATCCATCTCTTTTTCTCCGCGGGATACTCTTGACCATGTTCGACACAAGAAACAGGCTTTCCCACAGGGTTGCTGAAGATGTTAGAAAACATTTCGGTAAAAAGGTCTTTAAAACCGTTATCCCGAGAAATGTAAGACTCTCTGAAAGTCCGAGCCACGGACTGCCGATAATTCTCTATGATATCGGGTCGCGTGGTGCAATTTCCTATATGGAACTTGCACAAGAAATGCTGTCCAATGGGAGGATATAAATGCCACCAAAAAATTCGCTGGGCAAGGGTCTGGGAGCGATGTTTCCGGATCTTCTTGACGACTTAAATGATAAACCTCAGTTTGTAATATGCGGCATTGAAGAGCTTTGCCCCAACAGATTTCAGGCAAGAAAAAACTTTAGTAGAAAAGACCTTGAAAAACTCGTCTCTTCCATCAAAAAAAATGGGATTATTCAACCAATAGTCGTCAGGAGATCAGACACCGGCTACGAAATAATTGTGGGAGAACGTCGCTGGAGAGCCGCCCAGGAAGCAGGGTTGAAGGATGTTCCTGTAATCATCAGGGAAGCTGAAGACCGTGAAATGGCTGAAATTTCAATTATAGAAAATCTACAGCGCGAGGAGCTGAACCCGATCGAAGAAGCAGAGGCTTTTCAAACCCTCATGAACACATTTTTCCTTTCTCAAGAGGAAATATCATCCAGAGTCGGCAGGGATAGATCGACAATTGCCAATTCCGTCAGACTGCTTAAACTGCCCTCAGGGGTAAAGGATGCCCTGACCCAAAAAACCATATCCGCCGGTCATGCAAGGGCACTCCTTGCCCTCAGTACCGCCGAGGAACAGGTCCGGGTCCTTGGAGCTATTCTCAAGAAGGGGTTAAGTGTTCGAGAAACGGAACTTATAATCAAAAACATAAAGGCCTTGCCGGGGCAAAAAAAGAAGCTCCAAAAGGAGCAAGCTATCGTTGATCTGGAAAAGGAGCTATCGTCTAAATTGATGACATCTATTAAGATTAGACAATCAAAGAAGGCTGGCACTATCGAAATCAAGTTTTCCAACCCGGAAGAGCTAAACAGACTGGTACAGTTTATAAGAGAAGCAGGAAACGAATAAATATAAAAATATCTTTTGTGTTTTTGCAATTTTCATATTATATACGCTATAATCAGATATCGGTAAGTAGTGGTTTTACAGGCGACGTTGAATTTGCAAGTGTTTGTTATTGTTATAAACATAACTCTTGCGAATTGTTAATGTCTTTACTTTATCTGTCAAGATGAGACTTATCAACAGTTGTTGGTAAATTTGTTAATAAGGTTAATGGGCCGTGGACATACTCTGGGAAAAAAGTTGTAATTTTATTAAAGAAAAGATCAGTAAGCAAAATTACGAAACATGGATAAGTCCGATCAGCATTACCTCTATTGAAGGAAATAATATAGGTCTTTCTGTACCTAATAAGTTCTTTAATGACTGGTTAACCGAAAATTATCTGCCTATCATGAGGGAATCCCTATCTGGGGTAATGGGCATTGACGTAAATATAAATTTTACCGTAAGGAACGAAAAAACGGATACAGCCGTTGAAAGGAGTCACAAAACAACACATAAAACGAAGCCTGCTGTGAGTATAAAAAGAGTTTTCCCCTCGCTCAATTCTCACTACAATTTTGAGAGATTTGTTGTTGGTTCAAGTAATCAGTTTGCACATGCTGCAGCTATAGCTGTTGCCGAGCAGCCGGCAAAGAATTACAATCCTCTGTTTATATATGGCGGAGTCGGACTTGGAAAGACACACCTTCTCAACGCCATCGGCCTCCACACCCTCTCTCTCTACCACGAAAGAAATGTTTTATACCTTTCAGCTGAGGAATTCATGAATGAACTTATCAACGCCATAAGATATGACAAAATGCAAACCTTCCGTGAGAAATTCAGAAATATAGATTCCCTTCTAATTGATGATATCCAATTTATAGCTGGAAAGGAAAGGACACAGGAAGAATTTTTCCACACATTCAATAGATTACATGACTCTGCTAAACAAATTGTTGTTACAAGCGACAAATTCCCAAAAGACATTCCAAACCTCGAGAAAAGATTACGCTCAAGATTTGAATGGGGTCTCATAGCAGACATTCAACCACCGGAAACAGAAACAAAGGTTGCCATTATCAAAAAGAAGGCACAGGAAATTAATATCTCAATACCCGATAATGTCGCCCATTATATCGCCTCAAGGGTGGAGTCAAACATAAGAGAGCTTGAAGGTTACCTCATAAGAATAGGTGCATACACTTCTCTTACGGGGGAAAAAATAGATATAGATACTACAAAAGGAGTACTTGAAAAACTTCTCGGGCATGAGGGTGTAAAAGAAATTACCATTGATGAGATCATTAGGGCAGCTGCTAATAAGTTTAACGTGAAAAAATCTGACATTAAATCCCAAAAGAGAAATAAAGCTTTCATTCTGCCAAGACAAATTGTAATGTATCTGTCGAGAAAGATAACCAATTTATCATATCCGGAGATAGGATCGGAAATGGGAGGTAAGGATCACTCGACAGTCATATACGCTAATAATAAGATAAAGAAACTCATGGAAAAGGATGTTAAAATAAGAAACTTGATAGGGGAAATAGAAGATTCATTACGAGTCAAGACCTAATGCGTTTATATAAAACTCAGTAACATATCTAAATATTTCACTAAC
It includes:
- the rsmG gene encoding 16S rRNA (guanine(527)-N(7))-methyltransferase RsmG; translation: MFISKSNVLLSFIEAALIGIYTHRIKMVWKGGFYIKNMFSGFRTMDDLLPRILTEASRAIGVNLGERHISLFEEYYRELIFWNAKINLVSVKSELDIPIKHFIDSLTPLNFVKNKSSSLLDIGTGAGFPGIPLKIAEDRLRVTLLDSSRKKVSFLKNIVRKLQLHHTTVINRRAELLMKDPTYRGIFDVIISRASFKLPQFLTMGEYFISPGGILIAMKGINIDEELEQAEEISTKTGLEYAECHTIELPVTGDRRNIVVYKKARN
- a CDS encoding AAA family ATPase, whose protein sequence is MRKIICIANQKGGVGKTTTAINLSASLAATEKRTLLIDCDPQGNASNGIGIEKSLIAEKNLYHSLTGKVPLKDVIVSTQIPTLDIISSNRDLIGVEVEFVSLPDREKRLKYLLQKMDTPYEFIIIDCPPSLGFLTINSLVASDNLIIPLQCEYFAMEGLGYLLQTVKLIKARLNPSLFLRGILLTMFDTRNRLSHRVAEDVRKHFGKKVFKTVIPRNVRLSESPSHGLPIILYDIGSRGAISYMELAQEMLSNGRI
- a CDS encoding ParB/RepB/Spo0J family partition protein — its product is MPPKNSLGKGLGAMFPDLLDDLNDKPQFVICGIEELCPNRFQARKNFSRKDLEKLVSSIKKNGIIQPIVVRRSDTGYEIIVGERRWRAAQEAGLKDVPVIIREAEDREMAEISIIENLQREELNPIEEAEAFQTLMNTFFLSQEEISSRVGRDRSTIANSVRLLKLPSGVKDALTQKTISAGHARALLALSTAEEQVRVLGAILKKGLSVRETELIIKNIKALPGQKKKLQKEQAIVDLEKELSSKLMTSIKIRQSKKAGTIEIKFSNPEELNRLVQFIREAGNE
- the dnaA gene encoding chromosomal replication initiator protein DnaA; protein product: MDILWEKSCNFIKEKISKQNYETWISPISITSIEGNNIGLSVPNKFFNDWLTENYLPIMRESLSGVMGIDVNINFTVRNEKTDTAVERSHKTTHKTKPAVSIKRVFPSLNSHYNFERFVVGSSNQFAHAAAIAVAEQPAKNYNPLFIYGGVGLGKTHLLNAIGLHTLSLYHERNVLYLSAEEFMNELINAIRYDKMQTFREKFRNIDSLLIDDIQFIAGKERTQEEFFHTFNRLHDSAKQIVVTSDKFPKDIPNLEKRLRSRFEWGLIADIQPPETETKVAIIKKKAQEINISIPDNVAHYIASRVESNIRELEGYLIRIGAYTSLTGEKIDIDTTKGVLEKLLGHEGVKEITIDEIIRAAANKFNVKKSDIKSQKRNKAFILPRQIVMYLSRKITNLSYPEIGSEMGGKDHSTVIYANNKIKKLMEKDVKIRNLIGEIEDSLRVKT